The following coding sequences lie in one Mus musculus strain C57BL/6J chromosome 11, GRCm38.p6 C57BL/6J genomic window:
- the Fbxo39 gene encoding F-box only protein 39, whose translation MDEDCEVTQLQEQSCWATLPDVCLRRVFWWLGDRDRSRAALVCRKWNQIMYSADLWRYRTITFSGRPSRVHASEFESALWYIKKFGRYLEHLEIKFLNPYNAVLTKKFQVTMRGLLSCLGKSNNRLRSLSIQHLELDRLVWRNSIRGSLIKSLSFFLKKMGKHLDHLSLKGARLTVEQGCHILNSLSYMQNENMASELNIEDFFSHHLAVYGSSQFNKAMATFRNLTFLTLNYNCISDELLETLSENNAGTLRTMNIKCHVHDPHGQVVWGMSWAKLARQASNLKVNFFFERVMKYERLARILLQEIPVRSISLRSCYFSDPDWSMRPTLTDLLPTFRNTLQKLTFEFNNNHESLDEQLHLLILACRKLFYFKIWAFLDVKFVERILKSQEEGQCSLHTLKVRIYTNRYETNEEDRTLREIYRKYRKLIDSELNYFVVAYPMM comes from the exons atGGATGAAGACTGTGAAGTGACCCAGCTCCAAGAGCAGAGCTGCTGGGCCACTCTGCCAGATGTGTGCCTGCGACGTGTTTTCTGGTGGCTGGGAGACAGGGACAGGTCCAGAGCTGCCCTGGTCTGCAGAAAGTGGAACCAGATTATGTACTCAGCTGACCTCTGGCGATACAGGACCATCACGTTCAGCGGAAGGCCGTCCAGGGTACACGCATCTGAATTCGAGTCGGCACTGTGGTACATTAAGAAATTTGGCCGATACCTGGAACACTTGGAAATCAAGTTCCTGAACCCTTACAATGCCGTCTTGACCAAAAAGTTCCAGGTCACCATGCGAGGCCTCCTGTCATGCCTGGGCAAGAGTAACAACCGCCTGCGGTCACTCTCTATCCAACACCTGGAGCTGGATCGGCTGGTCTGGAGAAATAGCATTAGGGGTTCACTCATCAAGAGCCTgagttttttcttaaagaaaatgggCAAACACCTGGACCATCTCAGCCTGAAAGGAGCCCGGCTGACAGTGGAGCAAGGCTGCCACATCCTCAACTCCCTGAGCTACATGCAGAATGAGAACATGGCTTCAGAGCTCAACATTGAAGACTTCTTCAGCCATCACCTGGCTGTCTATGGCAGCTCCCAGTTCAACAAGGCCATGGCCACCTTCCGCAACTTGACATTCCTAACCCTCAACTACAACTGTATCTCCGACGAGCTGCTCGAGACCTTGAGCGAGAACAACGCCGGGACCCTCCGGACCATGAACATCAAATGCCACGTTCATGACCCTCACGGTCAGGTAGTCTGGGGTATGTCTTGGGCCAAGTTGGCCAGGCAGGCCAGCAACCTGAAGGTGAACTTCTTCTTTGAGCGGGTGATGAAATATGAACGCCTGGCCCGGATCTTGCTGCAGGAGATTCCAGTCAGGAGCATCAGCCTGAGGAGTTGCTATTTCAGTGACCCGGACTGGTCCATGCGGCCCACTCTGACAGACCTCCTGCCCACCTTCCGGAACACCCTGCAG AAGTTAACGTTCGAGTTCAACAATAATCACGAGTCTCTAGATGAGCAGCTGCATCTCCTCATCTTGGCCTGTCGGAAGCTGTTTTACTTCAAAATCTGGGCTTTCCTGGACGTTAAGTTTGTGGAGCGGATCCTGAAGAGCCAGGAGGAAGGGCAGTGCTCCCTGCATACACTGAAG GTGAGAATTTATACAAACCGATATGAGACAAATGAAGAGGACAGGACCCTACGggaaatttacaggaaatacagaAAGCTGATCGATTCAGAACTTAACTATTTTGTCGTCGCCTACCCCATGATGTAA
- the Fbxo39 gene encoding F-box only protein 39 isoform X1 — translation MTNEILFQGGREHVTVFFPHLGKPCSPHHYAVHQGPLMDEDCEVTQLQEQSCWATLPDVCLRRVFWWLGDRDRSRAALVCRKWNQIMYSADLWRYRTITFSGRPSRVHASEFESALWYIKKFGRYLEHLEIKFLNPYNAVLTKKFQVTMRGLLSCLGKSNNRLRSLSIQHLELDRLVWRNSIRGSLIKSLSFFLKKMGKHLDHLSLKGARLTVEQGCHILNSLSYMQNENMASELNIEDFFSHHLAVYGSSQFNKAMATFRNLTFLTLNYNCISDELLETLSENNAGTLRTMNIKCHVHDPHGQVVWGMSWAKLARQASNLKVNFFFERVMKYERLARILLQEIPVRSISLRSCYFSDPDWSMRPTLTDLLPTFRNTLQKLTFEFNNNHESLDEQLHLLILACRKLFYFKIWAFLDVKFVERILKSQEEGQCSLHTLKVRIYTNRYETNEEDRTLREIYRKYRKLIDSELNYFVVAYPMM, via the exons AGAACACGTGACTGTATTCTTTCCCCATTTGGGGAAGCCCTGCTCACCACACCACTACGCTgtacatcagggtcctttgatGGATGAAGACTGTGAAGTGACCCAGCTCCAAGAGCAGAGCTGCTGGGCCACTCTGCCAGATGTGTGCCTGCGACGTGTTTTCTGGTGGCTGGGAGACAGGGACAGGTCCAGAGCTGCCCTGGTCTGCAGAAAGTGGAACCAGATTATGTACTCAGCTGACCTCTGGCGATACAGGACCATCACGTTCAGCGGAAGGCCGTCCAGGGTACACGCATCTGAATTCGAGTCGGCACTGTGGTACATTAAGAAATTTGGCCGATACCTGGAACACTTGGAAATCAAGTTCCTGAACCCTTACAATGCCGTCTTGACCAAAAAGTTCCAGGTCACCATGCGAGGCCTCCTGTCATGCCTGGGCAAGAGTAACAACCGCCTGCGGTCACTCTCTATCCAACACCTGGAGCTGGATCGGCTGGTCTGGAGAAATAGCATTAGGGGTTCACTCATCAAGAGCCTgagttttttcttaaagaaaatgggCAAACACCTGGACCATCTCAGCCTGAAAGGAGCCCGGCTGACAGTGGAGCAAGGCTGCCACATCCTCAACTCCCTGAGCTACATGCAGAATGAGAACATGGCTTCAGAGCTCAACATTGAAGACTTCTTCAGCCATCACCTGGCTGTCTATGGCAGCTCCCAGTTCAACAAGGCCATGGCCACCTTCCGCAACTTGACATTCCTAACCCTCAACTACAACTGTATCTCCGACGAGCTGCTCGAGACCTTGAGCGAGAACAACGCCGGGACCCTCCGGACCATGAACATCAAATGCCACGTTCATGACCCTCACGGTCAGGTAGTCTGGGGTATGTCTTGGGCCAAGTTGGCCAGGCAGGCCAGCAACCTGAAGGTGAACTTCTTCTTTGAGCGGGTGATGAAATATGAACGCCTGGCCCGGATCTTGCTGCAGGAGATTCCAGTCAGGAGCATCAGCCTGAGGAGTTGCTATTTCAGTGACCCGGACTGGTCCATGCGGCCCACTCTGACAGACCTCCTGCCCACCTTCCGGAACACCCTGCAG AAGTTAACGTTCGAGTTCAACAATAATCACGAGTCTCTAGATGAGCAGCTGCATCTCCTCATCTTGGCCTGTCGGAAGCTGTTTTACTTCAAAATCTGGGCTTTCCTGGACGTTAAGTTTGTGGAGCGGATCCTGAAGAGCCAGGAGGAAGGGCAGTGCTCCCTGCATACACTGAAG GTGAGAATTTATACAAACCGATATGAGACAAATGAAGAGGACAGGACCCTACGggaaatttacaggaaatacagaAAGCTGATCGATTCAGAACTTAACTATTTTGTCGTCGCCTACCCCATGATGTAA